DNA sequence from the Excalfactoria chinensis isolate bCotChi1 chromosome 2, bCotChi1.hap2, whole genome shotgun sequence genome:
CCTCAGAGAAGCCTGATCTTTGCAACACATCATTCATAGGAATCCATAAAATACATCCTTCTCCACTTCAGTCACAgctgtttctctgaaagaagCAGACAGCAAGGCATGCATCAAATATAAGCTGAAATGGATGACCCCGGGGTGTCTACGGCCATTAAAACTGTAGTCCCCAGGATGTGTTACAAGCAACATAATGTCTCTGAGATCTTCCACTATCGCTTTGGCTACAGAGTAAACAATAATgggacaaggagtaatggcctgaAACTTGAGCATAGGAAGTTCAGTGCTAACgtagaagaacttctttatggtaggagtgacagagcactggagagGACATGGAGTCTCTTTCTATGGAGATATCCAGGACCTGTCTGAACACTCTCCTGTGTGAACTGCATagagtatcacagtatcgtgcgagttggaagggaccttagagatcatcgagtccaactcccgggattcgaggcctctgtgtagcagagcagcatttctgccacttacgccacaggggggattcgaaccccgggcctctggtgttgcaagcagcaacttataccactgcgccaccggaggcacctcctttagcagggggttggatttgatgatctcttaaggtcccttcaaacccctGTGACTCTGCTTCTGTGAATAAGGTATATTACTATAGTGAGGGAAAGCCTAACATTGCTCCTATACTGACTGTTCGACACTGCTATTTGAGAGCCAGTGAAATTTTGGCTCCTGAATCATCAGTGAATAACCAGCTGCTCATAAATACAGATCCAAGAAAAAAACTAGAAAGCCCGCTAGTAATTCAAAAAGATTAAAGCAACTCAAAATAGCTGAGAAATGTAACTCCTTCATAAATTCTGTTATcattatgttatttatttttaagaaagaaagaaaatgaatagctTCTGCTAGACagtcaaagggaaaaaaaaagaagagaaactcGCAACACTGAAGTAATAAAACACTGGAGGAATGactattttgttgttcttgttgagatctattgctgtgttttgcatACCCAAAGTGTGATAATTTCCAGAGACATATTTCTCAAAGCCGTTTGCTTGCTGATACAACTTCAGCCCACGTGTCTTGTTGAGCCACCACAACCTTCCGCTTATTTCCGCACCCTTCTGGCTGCCAAGCAATCAGTCAAGGAGTCAGCATAGACAAGATCCTGCCAAGTTAGCCAATGAACTTTGTCACTCACTTTTAGCTCTGACGGCCAATGAATGAAGGATCACCCAAAACACAAAGGGTCATCCTTAATGGATGAGCTGAACAGAATGAATAGATTCTTGTAAGGGTGGTAATGGCTTTTCAATCATCATCTGCATAAGAGCAAATGTTTTatacaaaacataaaagcaCAGTTTAAAACTTCGTACTAATTTCTGATGTAGTTGTAATTATCTTTcattgtggattttttttttcattataattcATTATATTTGTCATAAGGTAATTAGTATCTTTTCCCTAAGCAAGTATTTTGCCACTTCAAATCACCAGCTGCTTGCAGTTCTGAAGTAATTTTGAtggatgttttcctttgttaatTATCCATCCAATACTGTGTAAAATTCCCCATAAAAAGGATACCATGCCTTCAAAATAAAAGTGCCTGTCACTCCCTGCCTTCCTCAACAAATGGTCATTAATACATACATTCACTTGCTGCCTGGATCACAGTGTGTCTTACTGCTTGCACTGGCTGCGTTGGAGTCAGCCATCTTTAAAGACACTTTGCTCCTTCATGTGGAATTTTGGCTTTTCTCAGCGTTGATTTAAACAGCAAGAACACAAATGCAGTACAGAACACTGGGCATGAAAGAAAAGAGTTAATAGAAAATGGTGAGTGTGCAGATGTTTACTTAATCTCCAACTCACTTAGGTCTCATTTCAAGCTTGAATTTTTCATACCAAAGAGCAAGTTTTCATTATGAATTCATTTAGCCTCCAGAAATGTGTGTGATCTACATACATATGAGCAGAGTCAGAAGTATTAGCTTCTAGTTCTGTATTTCCTAACTAGCTTAATTAAACTCACAAATGGCCCAAAGTATATTAATCATGGTCCCATATCATAGTATTACAAACAAATTTGAAACAATGTGGATGCTGAAATTAGACAAGTGTATAGCTGTCAAGGAGTGGGACCAAACTGCTGCCAAACACCTGAACACTGTTTCTGAATTGAGTTCATTTCCAGTGAGGAAAGTGCTGGTTACTGTAAATCTGAAGGTAAGAGCAACACAATATATTCTTCTGCCTTGAATTCCAGAGTTGGATTTGATCTTTATAGCCTTTGAAGTATAAAAAGTTTTAGCTACATGTGAACAACAGCATGAGAGTTTTCAGGCTTTATGAACACATCCCCTCTGCTTCCCACACTGTTACTGAGGTGAGtccaaggaaagcagaagggagCTGCCATTCTCTCCAACCATGTCCTTGAAGTGTCAAGAGCTAAGATTTGGAaaccccagccctgcagcctggaTATCATCTCTGCCCTTTAATCTTTGTTTGGATTTGGCACTCTGCAACCATCCCCTGATGCTAAAGGATGCTCTTATAgcacaaacagcagagctgccagagGAAGATATACTGCATTAACTGCAAGAGTACCTTACGCTGGAGTCTTGAAGTTGACCTTTCAATAGAAATGAGCAACCTGCAACCTAAAATCCCAGCAAAGGCTTCAGAAATGGGAAGACAGGTATGGGAGGGATAAGCAGTCTGCCCCCCGGATTTGCCCTGATAAGAACCAGGCGTGTAGCTCTGGCAAACAGCATATTGTTACAACTTCAGCCAAATGGAAATGTGCTTACTTGTCAGAGATGTTATTCCCAAAGTGGAAAGAAATTATCATGTCTCGAACACTCCACGGGTAATAGACAGCAAAAGGTCCAGAAATAGAACAAAACTAATAATATAAAACTTAGTTTGGAATATGAAATGAAAGCTGTCTTTTGCACAGTAAGGGAGGTGTTACTTTCTTAGCAGATAAAGTAGGATTGGTTTTTTTTAGTTACAACAGAGTGAGTATTACAATAGGCATGCATAGTCCTGATGAAGGCCGACCCACTACCAAAAATCACTGATGTTTGTTACACTGCATTATGAAATGGATAACTTCAGTAACTGAGGTGCTCATAACTTCTGCCCTACATATATAATAATGAGTAAGTATGGGACACAAAGCTTTTAAAGATTACTTGAACTCTAACTattacagaacaaaataatgaatagatttttaaaagtttagATGTGAATCACAACTGTGAAGcaaataaagaatttccttcatACACCaattatttcttcaaaatcaaTTTAGTGATGAAttgcatcttttattttaaagcacactCCACaatgaaactgaagaagaatTAACAACAGTACGTTTCTaatatttcccatttctttccattgAAATGAGTGCACTTCGGCACCATACTTTTGTTCTTTGTCTATTGAATCCACATAAGTAAAAACAAACCTTAACTGTACCTTCTCCATCACAGCAGAGGATGATGTGAAAATGGATGGAAGTTTTGCAATGTGAGTCCTTAGATTAATTAAAaccttctatttttaaaacatcaaaTTAACGTTACCAAATTCTTCAAGTCTCCACCTtccatcaggaaaacaaaaacactgcaattAACATAAAATTGTCATGATGATTCCATTTTACCAGTCATGATTACATAAGGAGTGAGAGGTACCACCTTCAGAAAGGTTATGGAGCCATCATTCCACAGAGATTACATTCTAGCCCAGTGGAAAAGGAAGtttcaaaacacttctgtatgcATTACAACAAATCTTCAGAATCTTTCAGCTTTTGTGTTCTGAGTCTTCAGAAATGGTGATTTTTTGCTTAGGTTTAGTAGCCTCGTCCATTAGCTCCTTAAGCTGCCCAATCTGTTCATCACGGAAATCattaagcttttcttctgtgagttGGATTCCAAAGACAGTCTTTTTTCTAGAGCTCTGTTTGTCCTCATTAATTTGTTGCCATATCAGCTCTGCATAGTTCTaggaagagagaataaaaaggtCACAAAAATAACATGTGCAGGAATCATGTCAGCTTCTTTTAATACCATTTTACTGTACAACTGTGCTCTTATACAACCTATGACAATGCACTAACACCAAATGACAAAAAGAAcgtttatttcagaaagaatcaCCTCAATCGACTACTGAAGACACAAAGACCAGAGGGTCTTCTGAACATGAGAACTTCTCTTGGCCATGGTCCTTTTGGACAGGCTAAACTGCATTTTCCCAAGTGAACCTCCCCACTGATCTTCCATAGGGAAGCACACTCACCAGTCAGTGGGATCTTACCTGCTGCAGCGTGCGATATATGgctactgaaagaaaacagataaaacacGATACGCAGCGTATCTCAAATTGTTTCTAATACAGAAAAGCCATCAGTGTTAAAGCATCTCTGCCTTGGAAGCAGTGCTCTCAGCAAAGCACTCCATCATGTGCTGGTATGTAGTTCTGCCATTTAAGATCCAGCTTCTACGCAGAAAATGCACCACCTTCTAACTACACATGAACTGTAATGTGGTATTCCAGATGAAGTTTAGAAATAAGTCTAAAAACACAACAGGAGAGAGGGAAGATTATGTCTGCTCTTTCAGGAATATACCACAAAATCTGGTGATCATAATCTGTTTCAGGCAACGAGAAGGAGCAGCATCTTTGTTTTTGCTCTAGCTTTCCTCACAACTTACAGAGAGTGAAAACACAGAGTGTAACTATTTACCAATAGCACCTCCTCTAACAGCAGAGCCAAAACAAACCCCTGCTCAGCCTTCTCAAACAAGGAAAatcacttcttcctttcttttttgttttactgtttacTAAAAGCTACATCTTCCAAATACAACAAACCTCCTCTGGCAACTGTGATCCAAACCTCTGACAGATTTTCCAAGGGCATCTTATTCCAGTTACAGTTCACACTCTACTCACAGTATGTGAGAGAGAAGACACAAAGCTGGAGACAAAccagcctgcaggcacagcagagCCATGCTCAGAGTACAAGAGGCAGCAGATgagagcaggagagcagctgagCTCAACCATCAGGCTGCCTCAATACTGCAGCTGAGATTGAATGACGTGGATTCTGTAGCTGTCTGCTACAGAAGTACAGAAAGTATTTGCTGTAATCAATAAccacctttttttgtttgttcattttcccAAGAAGTTCACTACCTGAAGCGAATACACAGCTTTCCTCTGTTTTACCAGAATAGCACAGGGATGGGTGACAGCTGAGGTTTTAAAGTATCACCCATTAAGGAAAGGGTGTCAGCTTGTTGCTTACAAGATTTAAGACatcaaatgcaaaaataaaagccccAACTGCCCAAACAAAAGCTCTGCTCCCTGACAGCCAGAGGAACAGACTGCCATCCTGCCCAGTACATGCTGGCAGGCGTTCACCTGATATGCTGAACAAAATGTATGATTTAATTATaagagtaaataaaaattaaattcccATCTGCACTGGGAAGAATAGCAACCATGTCCTCTGTCTTCTTTGGAGCCCTCCTCAAAGGCAGGCTTAATGTATAGAACATTATATAGAGTCAATGCCTTGATCTCTTCCAAACAACCATCTTCACTTGCAGCCAAAATAATGACAACATTGACCAAACAACAACATCACGGGGCCAGGGCAGAGgcagctgctcagtgctttgtTCAACATCTCAGCCAGTGAGAAGTGATAGCAGATGATTTTAAACCCATTCCTCAGAGTGATATCAGTAAAAACAAGCCTGGCCTGGCAGGCCACCCACATCACTCATTGGAAGTTAACTCCAAATTGCAGCCTTTCACATTCTCGTTCTGTTGCAAAATGTTacacctgctgccagggctgTAGTGTGAAGAAACAATAATGCAAATAGACAGCACAGCGAGTAATGGCCTCCGCTTGGTTTGCACAGAGACACTGGATTTATGTTTCTATACACATTCAGACACATTTCTGTAGCTGACTGACtctaatgttttaattttttttcccaaaaaaaatctcactttgtttcgctttgctttctgttaagCCAATTAAGCATCAGCTACGTTGTGTTTAAATGGGGGATAAAGCTCATGAAATTCCAGAGCATTAGGACTGTGGCCAGATCTGGAGTCCTCAGCActggagagatgtggacctgttggagtgtgtcaagaggagggccacagagacTCATGTCACTGGTGTAAcactgctcctgctgggagatgctgtATCAGATTCCACATGTAGGCATGGACATCATCAACATCTCAATGGCAGGAGACCAAACATTTCAGTTCTAAGGCAACAAACAACACTTACATTCAGAAGCTACAATGCTCCTCCAGGAACATCGTGTTCCATTTAAATAGAGCACTAGAAACAAGCTATCTTCATAAAACTATGGCTAAGCTATAAATTTAGTGCTtatatacaagaaaaaaaaattaatgacaaGCTGATTTATGACAGAAGTCaacattttttcttatgttttcttGATCTAGCATCTCCTTCACTACCAATGCCATAGTACAGAATCCATTAATAAAATGCCTAATAGAACAgaaaaggcagagctgtgcagaattCCAACAGCAAAGGTAAGCAAACAAACCTTCTTTAAGACCTGTGTCCACACAGTTTTGCTGGAGGTGCAGCTTAAATAAAATCGTAATTCTCTCTGCATGCACATGCAAACCTCTACTGCTCAAATGAAGCAAACATGAACTCCAGCTCTTGGGCAGTGCGAGGAGATGGAGCGGAATCCCAGTGCTGCTCATGCACACGATGCCAGATTCATTCACCTGCCTCATGAGTTACATTCCAGGAGAGCAATTTGGCTAAAAATACTTGGAGATCTACCTACCACCTTCAGAAACTTGTACAAGCCAGAagatctgctgtttcttttacatttcaaatTTCAGCCATTCTTGGTGTTTTCTCTTAATAATAGAGAAGCTAAAGATAGAAAGTTACACAGAAGGCAGTGTGTTAAATACACAAGTTTTATTCAGAGGTTTGCTATGTACAAAACCATGAACACTTATAAAACAGACCAGGTACCTTATAAGACCAAGTCCAAGACGAGTctaagcacagagcagctgagaacCCATCCCACCACTGAAGACAACTCATGCCCCAAAGGAAGATGTAGGTTGAACAGTATCCTATCTTTTCTAATTAACAGACCTAACTGTACTTAATGAGGAGCTCTAACCACAAGCTGCATGAAGAACAAATTCTACCACTTGCAGTGGGATTCTGTAAAACTGATGACTGTTATGTGTCTAAGAGAAACTAAACATGCAGACCTGGGCTGTGCAGGGTGACATGCTTCTTCTTCAACACATAATGACCTGATAAACTGTCCTCCAGATATGCGGGTCTCATCACTACATTCCTTTCTCTCACTGGCTTCAAtcaactttcttttcttcttatggtaaaaagaaagtgtttgttAACTGGacttttcttgaaagaaaaaagacaaaaaagtaCCTCTTATCTTTGAACAAATCTGTAATCCCTCCTCTGGAGCCTGTTTCCTGATTGGGAACCCTGATGTGGTCAGACTCAGTAACACCCTCAAGTGAAATACATCTGAATTACAtggcattttcatttctgggGGTGAAAGACCACATCACCATTTCAAATGCACAAGGctaaaacagatttctgcagtACAAAGTTATCGGGTTGTAAAGACTGGAAACAAccagaaaacattaaatgtttTCTATAAGTTTGTCAGGAAGGAAAAGCCAAGGGAACTTCAAGAACATCAAGTTCTCCCAAGAGATTCGGGATGGATGCCAAACCAACCCAAACTTCAGGGCAGTGACCGTGGTAACACAGAGATGCACACACTGCACCCAGACTGTACTGGTACCATATGAGGTTGGTTTTCTTGGTTGCTTGCTCATTTGCAGCTCGGaaggagagaatgaaaaattGTACAGCTAAAATGGAGCCAGGGAATGCAATTATGTACTACTTAGTAATCAGCACGGAGAATTATTATTTGATCAGGAAGGTACAAATGGAGTCCTTTTTTAACACAGTTTACTAATATTgttaaactggaagaaatgaCATTTATTTAGAGAAATGTGAAAGAAGTTCAAGAACCAATTCAGCTTCGCTTACGGCTTAAATGATAtgctattttaatttccttcttcaTATAAGACTTATGAGATTGCAACCTGAGGTAAAAGTGGAAAGTCTGTGGCTTGACCATCAAGGTAAACATATATCAATTACCCCATTAGAGTACATCGAAGTGCCTTAGCTGTCATTTGTGGAAAAACAAGCTGTGATTAATCATTTCTTTCTGGATGTACAATACCAACGTAAGTTTTATGTATCAAAGCCAAAATTCAGCTCTCTAAAAGCATTTTGCATTGTCTGATAGCAGCTACagcctttaagatcatctcCACTTACATTAATAAGCTTCAACTCAGgtcttaaagagaaaacaagctcATTCTAGTAAAGGAGAACAGAATATTCAGCACCCAAGGACCATGAGGATGAGccaagggctggagcatctctcctatgaagatcAGCtaaaggaactgggcttgttcagtctgcaaaagagaaaatgcatgGAAACCTCATTGCGGCCTTCCAATATTGTAGGGAAATAGGAGGGAAATAAACATCTTACATAGTTAAATAGTGATCgcaggagggggaatggtttcaaactaaaggaggggagatttagattagatgtaaTGGGGAAGTTTTTAACtgagagaatggtgaggtgctggaacaggctgccaagagaggCTGAGGGTGCCtcctccctggaggtgtttaagggCAGGCTGGATCAgaccctgggcaatctgatctagcacttgatctagcagctggcagccctgcttgtatcacagtatcacagtatcacagtaccgtgcgagttggaagggaccttagagatcatcgaagtccaactcccgggattcgagccttctgtgtagcgaagcggcacttctaccccttgctcCACAGGTGGGATTCGAACCCTGagcctccggtgttgcaagcagcaattctaccactgcgccaccggggcacacatgtagcaggggagggggggctggaacttgatgatgcttgaggtcccttccaacccaagcaattctacgattctatgattttgtgacaTGCTGGATAGAAAAACTcccaagaagaaataaattcaattCTGAAAAAAGATCAAACTCAAAtgtaaacacagcacagaaaatggaaCAGGAGCAACAGACTGGAAGTAAGACCAAAGAGATGGTCAGAAAACTGAGTTCCAGTGGCTCACCGAGCTCCTATGATGCTCCCCTTCCTGTGGACAAGCTGCAAAATTCAAGCTGTAAATTCCCCTTAAAATAAGCCATAAAAGAAcgaaagaaaaataaaaagaaaataaaaaatccaacaaaatcTGAAGCACACAGCAATGTTTAGAAGGCTCTTTAAATTGGTACTAGACACAGAAATACTTGGAAGAGAAATTCATCAAAGCCCCACTGTACTTAATAACATAAGaaccaaagaacagaaaacacacacacacaataaatcAGTCTAGACCTTATCTGTAAGAATTATGATGAAATTATACTGTTACTATTGACAAACCCTGAGGCTGCTGTGATGGGAcaaataagcaaaggaaaagagaagtcaCACTTCTTTGAAGAACGCTGTCTCACATTTCTATACAAATCCTACTAAATCCTCAGCAACATGAAAGATGCTTATTTATCAGCCCAGGTTTGATGTCACACTTCACACAATGCATGGCAGCTCTCCAGCTGTCCTGCACACTTTTCTCTATTCTGGTATTTTGTTTGGCAACCCTTGTTCTACAGCCTCACGGAAGAGTCAAGGATTCCTCACATGCTGTTCATTTAAAGCAGAGCAAGGGATACGACCTGAAATGATAGCATCAATACATTGTTTTTAGGAACGCAACTTGTTCAGTACATTAGTTATAGTGCAGTATCTCTATTCAAATATTAAGTTATAAAATCCTGGCAAAGTGCTTTACTGCAGCAAATTCCAAGACAAATATCAGCAATAAGAACAGATGTTTTAGATCAAAGAAAACTACAGTCTGTTTTAGAACTATAATCACACAACTACAATTAAAGCACACAATAGAAACATCATCAATTCCTCAGAAGACAAGCACCTTAAATTTGCTATTACTTCTTTGAAAAGTATTACTTCCAGACTTTTAAAGAAGACAATGATTTCATATCTAGGtatttgcaaaagcaaaataaagcctGTTTCCAAGACAACCACATCAGTTTCCAGACTTCTAGCTGTAGAATGTTATATATCTTAATTCATGATACTACTGAAAGGCCTTCCATGCATGTTCTTTTCAATTTATGCCCAATGAAACATAAGCATCCACATCCAAAAGAGACTTGGTAtccttatttttccattactCATATTCCTATATGCTCATTAAAGCTAAAACTTTACACTAAcagaacaacaataaaaaatcTCAAGTACAAACAAAAATTTCATCTGCAAATAGGTGTCTTGCATTGATTTCAATGACACCACAAATAACGTttctgctgagggtgcactgaATTTTTCACTGCAATGGACCCACAGAAGAATAATGTGATTGAATGAATTAGGTAAAACCTCATGGGTAATATTTAATAAGCAAACCAGAAGGTTATTAGCATAAAAGTCAGATCTGTCCCTCAGGGTGGACAGAAGCATCCCCAGTTTCAGCTGAACATGTTCTATACTCCCTGTTCCAAAGCAAATTTGGCAGCTGAATATCATAGAATTGTGGAATtgttaaggctggaaaagactactaagatcatctagtccaacctcaACCAATCGCCACCAGGCTCATTGACCATGGCCCTCACTGCCACATCCATAAGTTTCTTCAAAACCTCCgaggacagtgactccaccacctccctctAGTAACACAGGCTGAAATGTAAACCCTGCAGTGGTATTTAGGGCAGACAAGCAATGGGTCACTGAAGATTATTGACCCACCTCTCCAACAGAACGGCACACACACATTGCAAGGTATGTTCTTCATACAGCGCAATGAAGGTGACTAGCTGCCAATAGAAGAAAGCCTAGATACGGGGGGAATCCTATGCTTTCGAGAATAAAAAACATATTGCCACTAGGAAACACTGTTGAATTCTTATAGGGGGGTTACTTAAGAAAGAAGATCATCCAGTGTAGGAATTTTTAAGTCCTACTCTGGAGAAATAACTGTGTAGTTAACCAAATCATCCAGTTAAAATGCAGtccttgttgtttttaaatagcagCAATACATcatttctatgaaaataaatgcatgctgATAAAATATTTCCCTTAAAGCAACTGACAACATACTGGTTTGCATCTGTAAAATCACACTGCAGTAAAGATAATTTATTCACACTACTAATGTGTACTTGTTAAAAGGCGAAACAATTAACCCACTAGTCTCTGTGCTACATTCTGGGCAAgttcttttcttgctgctgagCACCAAAGGTTGCTAGATGACGTTCACATTTCAGATAAGAAATATACTTTGCATATGTATAAACCTACTTGCATTAAATGAACTGTTTAAAAAACCCTCTATATTCTCTCAGTAATAGAATAAATCAAAGcacttccttcctttttgtcttaCAGCTCTCAAAATTATGATGGAAggtcctctgctctgctttattttcctaaatTATGGTAATATAACAAGCATGCAGCCAGAAAGTCTTCTGATATAACAGTGCAGACAAAAAGGTCAGAGAAATTAAGTTGCCTTTCTAAACATAACCTTAATGTTGTGCTGggctttttgttcctgtttgttttttttcccctgtttctGGAGGTTGAGAAACTTGGAAGCGTACAATCCAGCATGGTTTTTAATTTGTGGTCTGTGGATTTCAGGACAAGCCCTGAACTATTTCAGAAATAGacagaatttttcagtgaagaaagCAAACGCATCGTTAGTCTATTCAAGAGCTGCTGTAAAGGAGGACGCATCTCTTCTATGTCAAAACCTCCACatttggggaataaaaaaagCTCGGTCATCATCTGCAAGCCACTCTCTATCTTTCTATGCAAAGAGGATTTTTGAAGCATCTTTCACATTACAGCAAGTAAGGGCTGAGCTGTCGCAGAAGAGCAAAAGATCGGAAAGATGAAGTGCAAAAGGAGCAAGAAAATTTCACtgattatagaatcacagaataccctgagctggaagggacatacagggatcactgagtccaactcctgagCTGCTGAACAGGTTTCCAAATTCAAGAAGGTACCTGTAGAGAGAATTAATTTGAAAGCACTTCTGAAGAACTCCATAACATATTTTCTACTGCTCTTGGGAAAATCAAATATATATCAGATTCAAGCCTGAGCACATTCTTCTATAATCTCTGTACAACACATGCTTCAAAATGAACTCATCTAAATCctgttttattgcttcttttttgtttctgccCATGTACAAGGTTTTCCTAACATGAGAGGGGGCTTCCTTTGAATTATTAAATGAGACAAAAAACAAGGTACGAAAACCAAGTAAGTCAGATAGGGTTGTATTTACTTTGAGATGAATGAACATTCAGACAAGAAAACATTAAGC
Encoded proteins:
- the SDHAF3 gene encoding succinate dehydrogenase assembly factor 3, mitochondrial; the protein is MPGALGPRAGGARGLYRRILLLHRALPPALRELGDRYVKEEFRKHKAAGPAEAQRFLREWENYAELIWQQINEDKQSSRKKTVFGIQLTEEKLNDFRDEQIGQLKELMDEATKPKQKITISEDSEHKS